In the Mycolicibacterium thermoresistibile genome, one interval contains:
- the cysK gene encoding cysteine synthase A, with protein sequence MGNIYNDVTEIVGRTPLVRLNRLTEGLDAQVLAKLEFYNPANSVKDRIGVAIVDAAEASGALKPGGTIVEATSGNTGIALAMVGAARGYRVILTMPDTMSVERRVMLRAFGAEIVLTPGAEGMAGAVARAEQILAETENAVAAKQFANPANPDIHERTTGEEVWADTDGTVDIFVAGIGTGGTLTGVGRLLKSRKPGVKIVGVEPLDSPILNGGQPGPHKIQGIGANFIPEVLDRDVYDEIIDAGFEDAISVSRALATQEGILGGISAGANVWAALEVAKRPENAGKVIVVVIPDFGERYVSTALFEHIRD encoded by the coding sequence ATGGGCAATATCTACAACGACGTCACCGAAATCGTCGGACGCACACCACTGGTCCGGCTCAATCGCCTCACCGAGGGTCTCGACGCCCAGGTGCTGGCCAAGCTGGAGTTCTACAACCCGGCCAACAGCGTCAAGGACCGTATCGGTGTGGCGATCGTCGACGCGGCGGAGGCCTCCGGCGCGCTCAAACCGGGCGGCACCATCGTGGAAGCCACCAGCGGTAACACCGGTATCGCGCTGGCGATGGTGGGCGCGGCGCGTGGCTACCGGGTGATTCTGACCATGCCGGACACCATGTCGGTCGAACGCCGGGTGATGCTGCGGGCGTTCGGCGCCGAGATCGTGCTCACGCCCGGCGCCGAGGGTATGGCCGGCGCCGTCGCCCGCGCCGAGCAGATTCTCGCCGAGACCGAGAACGCGGTGGCGGCGAAGCAGTTCGCCAACCCCGCCAATCCCGACATCCACGAGCGCACCACCGGCGAGGAGGTGTGGGCCGACACCGACGGCACGGTCGACATCTTCGTCGCCGGGATCGGCACCGGTGGCACGCTGACCGGTGTCGGCCGGCTGCTCAAGTCCCGCAAGCCCGGGGTGAAGATCGTCGGCGTGGAGCCGCTGGACTCCCCGATCCTCAACGGTGGCCAACCCGGTCCGCACAAGATCCAGGGCATCGGGGCGAACTTCATCCCCGAGGTGCTCGACCGCGATGTCTACGACGAGATCATCGACGCCGGATTCGAGGACGCGATCTCCGTCTCGCGTGCGCTGGCCACCCAGGAGGGCATCCTGGGCGGCATCTCGGCGGGGGCCAACGTGTGGGCCGCACTGGAGGTGGCGAAGCGTCCGGAGAACGCCGGGAAGGTGATCGTGGTGGTCATCCCCGACTTCGGCGAACGCTACGTGTCCACAGCGCTGTTCGAACACATCCGGGACTGA
- the epsC gene encoding serine O-acetyltransferase EpsC, whose translation MALFAVLREDLRNARAHDPAARGDLENALVYSGLHAIWAHRVAHRMWARPALRGPARVLMQIVRAVTGIEIHPGATIGRRFFIDHGMGVVIGETAEIGDDVMIYHGVTLGGRTLKKVKRHPTIGNRVTIGAGAKVLGPITVGDDSAIGANAVVTRDVPPESIATGIPAVVRRRTDREREEAVDPTCYIDPAMYI comes from the coding sequence ATGGCACTGTTCGCCGTACTCCGGGAGGATCTGCGCAACGCCCGGGCCCATGATCCGGCCGCGCGTGGGGACCTGGAGAACGCGCTGGTGTATTCGGGCCTGCACGCCATCTGGGCGCACCGGGTGGCGCACCGGATGTGGGCCCGGCCGGCGCTGCGGGGGCCCGCCCGGGTGCTGATGCAGATCGTCCGGGCGGTCACCGGTATCGAGATCCACCCGGGCGCCACCATCGGCCGGCGCTTCTTCATCGACCACGGCATGGGCGTCGTGATCGGCGAGACCGCAGAGATCGGCGACGATGTGATGATCTACCACGGGGTGACGTTGGGTGGCCGCACCCTCAAGAAGGTCAAGCGCCACCCGACGATCGGCAACCGGGTCACGATCGGCGCCGGCGCCAAGGTGCTGGGCCCGATCACGGTCGGCGACGACAGCGCGATCGGCGCCAACGCCGTCGTCACCCGCGATGTTCCCCCGGAGTCGATAGCGACCGGCATACCCGCGGTGGTGCGGCGTCGCACCGATCGGGAGCGCGAGGAGGCCGTCGACCCCACCTGCTACATCGACCCGGCCATGTACATCTGA
- a CDS encoding amidohydrolase family protein — MSHIGPGSGTQADVRRPNGEAGAVRELWRGLGLPGLIDVHTHFMPKRVMDKVWRYFDSAGPLVGREWPISYRLAETERVEVLRGFGVTRFTSLVYPHKPDMAAWLNQWAAEFARTTPDCLATATFYPEPGVAEYVTRAIDDGVRVFKVHVQVGGYDPTDPLLDDVWGVIEDAGVPVVIHCGSGPAPGEFTGPEPVRSLLGRHPRLRLIIAHMGMPEYVDFIDLAERFDGVRLDTTMAFTDFAEKVMPFPADQYPRLAGLGERIVFGSDFPNIPYPYPHALQVLTELPGIDDDWLCNVLYRNAAELFRV; from the coding sequence ATGAGTCATATCGGGCCTGGTTCTGGCACACAGGCTGACGTTCGGCGGCCGAATGGTGAGGCCGGGGCGGTGCGCGAGCTGTGGCGCGGGCTCGGTCTGCCGGGTCTGATCGACGTGCACACCCACTTCATGCCCAAACGGGTGATGGACAAGGTGTGGCGGTACTTCGACTCGGCCGGACCCCTGGTCGGCCGCGAATGGCCGATCAGCTACCGCCTGGCCGAGACCGAGCGGGTCGAGGTGCTGCGCGGTTTCGGTGTCACCCGGTTCACCTCGCTGGTGTACCCCCACAAACCCGACATGGCGGCGTGGCTGAACCAGTGGGCGGCCGAGTTCGCCCGCACCACACCGGATTGCCTGGCGACCGCCACCTTCTATCCGGAACCCGGTGTCGCCGAGTACGTCACCCGGGCGATCGACGACGGCGTGCGGGTCTTCAAGGTGCACGTCCAGGTCGGCGGCTACGACCCCACCGACCCGCTGCTCGACGACGTGTGGGGTGTCATCGAGGACGCCGGGGTCCCGGTGGTGATCCACTGCGGGTCGGGTCCGGCGCCGGGCGAGTTCACCGGGCCGGAGCCGGTCCGATCGCTGTTGGGGCGACACCCCCGGCTGCGGCTGATCATCGCGCACATGGGGATGCCCGAATACGTCGACTTCATCGATCTGGCCGAACGATTCGACGGTGTCCGGTTGGACACCACGATGGCCTTCACCGATTTCGCCGAGAAGGTCATGCCGTTTCCCGCCGACCAGTACCCGCGGCTGGCCGGCCTCGGTGAGCGGATCGTGTTCGGCAGCGATTTCCCGAACATCCCGTATCCGTATCCGCATGCGCTGCAGGTGCTGACCGAACTGCCCGGCATCGACGACGACTGGTTGTGCAACGTGCTGTACCGCAACGCCGCCGAGCTGTTCAGGGTGTGA
- a CDS encoding CapA family protein: protein MTSRTASDVLVFLTGDVMTGRGVDQILARPGDPTLREPVVKDARTYVRLAERVNGAIPAPVDSTWPWGEALAVLADVRPDVRVINLETSVTTSAEFAPGKAVHYRMHPANVDCLTAVGPDVCALANNHVLDFGRAGLADTLRTLYDAGIGCAGAGLDLDEAERPATVPAGEHTRVVVASVGATTSGVPAGWAAGHRRPGVALLPDLSEHTAAAVARRVLAGTRDGDIAVVSVHWGSNWGYDVDEEQIRFGRRLIDEGVDVVHGHSSHHPRPIEVYRGKLILHGCGDMIDDYEGIGGHEMFRPELRLMYFASIDRRDGRLTALTMAPMRMRRMRLEHASDSDAEWLRGTLEHASRRFGTVVRRAADGMLAVDVGP, encoded by the coding sequence GTGACTTCCCGGACCGCGTCGGACGTCCTCGTCTTCCTGACCGGTGACGTGATGACCGGGCGCGGCGTCGACCAGATCCTCGCCCGTCCCGGCGACCCGACGCTGCGCGAGCCGGTGGTGAAGGACGCCAGAACCTATGTGCGGCTGGCGGAACGGGTCAACGGCGCGATCCCGGCGCCGGTCGACTCGACCTGGCCGTGGGGGGAGGCACTGGCGGTCCTCGCCGACGTGCGGCCCGACGTCCGGGTGATCAACCTGGAGACCAGCGTGACCACCAGCGCCGAGTTCGCGCCGGGCAAGGCGGTGCACTACCGGATGCACCCCGCCAATGTCGACTGCCTCACGGCGGTCGGCCCCGACGTGTGCGCGTTGGCCAACAACCACGTCCTCGACTTCGGCCGCGCGGGACTCGCGGACACGCTGCGGACCCTGTACGACGCCGGAATCGGTTGTGCCGGCGCGGGTCTGGACCTCGACGAAGCCGAACGGCCCGCGACCGTGCCGGCCGGGGAGCACACCCGGGTCGTGGTCGCCTCGGTGGGCGCCACCACCAGCGGAGTCCCCGCCGGGTGGGCGGCCGGCCACCGGCGTCCCGGGGTGGCGCTGCTGCCGGATCTGTCCGAACACACCGCGGCGGCGGTGGCCCGCCGGGTGCTGGCCGGCACGCGCGACGGCGACATCGCGGTGGTGTCGGTGCACTGGGGTTCGAACTGGGGATATGACGTCGACGAGGAACAGATCCGGTTCGGGCGCCGGTTGATCGACGAGGGCGTCGACGTGGTCCACGGGCACTCGTCGCACCACCCGCGGCCGATCGAGGTGTACCGCGGCAAGCTCATCCTTCACGGATGTGGCGACATGATCGACGACTACGAGGGCATCGGCGGCCACGAGATGTTCCGCCCGGAACTGCGGCTGATGTACTTCGCGTCGATCGACCGTCGCGACGGGCGGCTCACGGCGCTGACGATGGCGCCGATGCGGATGCGGCGGATGCGCCTCGAGCACGCCTCGGATTCCGACGCGGAGTGGCTGCGCGGCACGCTCGAGCATGCGAGTCGCCGGTTCGGCACCGTGGTGCGGCGCGCCGCCGACGGCATGCTGGCGGTGGACGTGGGCCCGTGA
- a CDS encoding sensor domain-containing protein, with product MRRFGATVAVAAVGVCLAGCTVTADPQAAESPPAVRIDPAVVPSESRPLAPILPTAEELSDLLGTAGFTGPLVDGDADALLAGITDAAASPPECVGPAYRLQKSVYGTGPVRGVASRSWAGGSGEQPTMSGFFGVVRFATPTDAEAFFAAAADTWYRCNGQTLVLDQRGGGASRITGVTVDHAGEHAVVSAVVMRDTGTAMQRALGVARDYVVDIEITDGEITDELTGGAAAGDTRGAVAVADLMLRKIG from the coding sequence ATGCGGCGATTCGGGGCGACGGTCGCGGTGGCGGCCGTCGGTGTCTGCCTCGCCGGTTGCACGGTGACCGCCGACCCGCAGGCGGCCGAGTCGCCGCCCGCCGTGCGGATCGATCCGGCTGTCGTGCCGTCCGAGTCGCGGCCGCTGGCGCCGATCCTGCCGACCGCCGAGGAACTGAGCGATCTGCTGGGCACCGCGGGGTTCACCGGACCGCTCGTCGACGGCGACGCGGACGCCCTGCTGGCGGGGATCACCGACGCCGCCGCCAGCCCTCCCGAGTGTGTCGGGCCCGCCTACCGCCTGCAGAAGTCGGTGTACGGCACCGGCCCGGTCCGGGGCGTGGCCAGCCGATCGTGGGCCGGCGGGTCCGGCGAGCAGCCGACGATGTCCGGCTTCTTCGGCGTGGTCCGGTTCGCCACCCCAACCGACGCCGAGGCGTTCTTCGCCGCGGCGGCCGACACCTGGTACCGCTGCAACGGGCAGACCCTGGTACTGGACCAGCGGGGTGGGGGAGCGAGCCGCATCACCGGCGTGACGGTCGATCATGCCGGCGAGCACGCCGTGGTGTCCGCCGTGGTCATGCGCGACACCGGCACGGCGATGCAGCGCGCCCTCGGCGTGGCGCGGGATTACGTCGTGGACATCGAGATCACCGATGGGGAGATCACCGATGAGCTCACCGGCGGCGCAGCGGCCGGCGACACCAGGGGAGCGGTCGCGGTGGCCGACCTGATGCTGCGCAAGATCGGTTGA
- a CDS encoding type II toxin-antitoxin system PemK/MazF family toxin: MASQWKPFQRFVQATEKLVFDEAPRLIRQLQKPDGLPRNVQRGLRMGLDAGLNALAGAIAEEATPTLTGRPITRHSVPTAQRARRVVYAPDLDGRADPGEIVWTWVAYEDDPTRGKDRPVLVVGRDRNTLLGLMLSSQQHHADDPEWVNIGSGSWDYEGRTSWVRLDRVLDVPEEGIRREGAILERHTFELVAARLRAEYSWS; encoded by the coding sequence ATGGCGTCGCAGTGGAAGCCGTTCCAGCGCTTCGTGCAGGCCACCGAGAAGCTGGTGTTCGACGAAGCGCCGAGACTCATCCGCCAACTGCAGAAGCCCGACGGTCTGCCGCGCAATGTGCAGCGCGGTCTGCGGATGGGCCTCGACGCCGGGCTGAACGCGCTGGCCGGCGCCATCGCCGAGGAGGCGACCCCCACCCTCACCGGCCGTCCCATCACCCGGCACAGCGTGCCGACCGCGCAGCGGGCCCGCAGGGTGGTCTACGCGCCCGACCTCGACGGCCGCGCCGACCCGGGCGAGATCGTGTGGACCTGGGTGGCCTACGAGGACGACCCGACCCGCGGCAAGGACCGCCCGGTGCTGGTGGTCGGCCGGGACCGGAACACCCTGCTCGGTCTGATGCTGTCCAGTCAGCAACATCACGCCGACGACCCGGAGTGGGTGAACATCGGGTCGGGCAGCTGGGACTACGAGGGCCGGACCAGCTGGGTGCGGCTGGACCGGGTGCTGGACGTGCCCGAGGAGGGCATCCGCCGCGAGGGCGCGATCCTCGAACGGCACACATTCGAACTGGTCGCCGCGCGGCTGCGCGCCGAATACTCCTGGAGCTGA
- a CDS encoding CBS domain-containing protein yields MRIADVLRRKGSTVATVTETTTITGLLAEMATHNVGAMVVVRPDGSGGIAGMVSERDVVRKLHQRGANLLDQPVSEIMTSLVVTCSPDDAVDDLAAMMTDNRVRHVPVLVDGRLAGIVSIGDVVKTRLEELEAEQEQLHAYITGG; encoded by the coding sequence ATGCGTATCGCGGACGTACTTCGTCGGAAGGGCTCGACGGTGGCCACCGTCACCGAAACCACGACGATCACCGGGCTGCTCGCCGAGATGGCGACGCACAATGTCGGCGCGATGGTGGTGGTCCGTCCGGACGGGTCCGGAGGGATCGCCGGGATGGTGTCCGAGCGCGACGTCGTCCGCAAACTGCACCAACGGGGCGCGAACCTGCTCGATCAGCCGGTGTCGGAGATCATGACCAGCCTGGTGGTGACGTGTTCGCCCGACGACGCGGTCGACGATCTGGCGGCGATGATGACCGACAACCGGGTGCGCCACGTCCCGGTGCTGGTGGACGGCCGGCTCGCCGGGATCGTCAGCATCGGTGACGTCGTCAAGACCCGGCTGGAGGAGCTGGAGGCCGAGCAGGAGCAGTTGCACGCCTACATCACCGGCGGATAG
- a CDS encoding GNAT family N-acetyltransferase: protein MVQVEVQPARRGMANRLGSTLGRAFQDDPLMVWMLPDPGARARGLPRIFAAMTRHHFLGLDASEVAGTAGHPVAAAALWDPPGHWKSAWWQDLLMMPAFLRAFGRRAAAARQADELMKKHHPEEPHWYLAVIGSDPAVRGRGFGQALMRSRLDRVDAEHAPAYLECTNPDNVAYYQRFGFDVTAEIELPDGGPRMFLMWRPAR from the coding sequence ATGGTGCAGGTCGAGGTGCAGCCCGCCCGGCGCGGGATGGCCAACCGGCTGGGTTCCACCCTGGGCCGGGCGTTCCAGGACGATCCGCTGATGGTGTGGATGCTGCCCGACCCCGGTGCGCGGGCCCGCGGCCTGCCCCGGATCTTCGCCGCCATGACCCGCCATCACTTCCTCGGTCTCGACGCCAGCGAGGTGGCGGGAACGGCCGGACATCCCGTCGCGGCCGCGGCGCTGTGGGATCCGCCCGGGCACTGGAAGTCGGCCTGGTGGCAGGACCTGCTCATGATGCCCGCGTTCCTGCGCGCATTCGGTCGCCGGGCGGCCGCCGCCCGGCAGGCCGACGAGCTCATGAAGAAGCACCATCCCGAAGAGCCGCACTGGTACCTCGCGGTGATCGGCAGCGACCCGGCGGTGCGCGGCCGGGGCTTCGGGCAGGCGCTCATGCGGTCCCGGCTGGACCGGGTCGACGCCGAGCACGCACCCGCCTACCTGGAGTGCACCAACCCCGACAACGTGGCCTACTACCAGCGGTTCGGATTCGACGTCACCGCCGAGATCGAACTCCCCGACGGGGGTCCGCGCATGTTTCTGATGTGGCGCCCGGCGCGCTGA
- a CDS encoding ribonuclease Z: MIEVTLLGTGSPVPDAHRAGPSTLVRAGHQTLLIDCGRGVQQRMAGAETSATALTALLLTHLHSDHIADLGDLLITRWISNFDPQLPPLPIIGPPGTAEVVSATLRAFGHDIGYRMKHHADLTTPPQVDVKEATEGVVWDVDGVRIRVAPTDHRPVTPTIGFRVEHDGASVVLAGDTVPCESLDELAAGAGAMVHTVIRKELIAQLPQQRIREICEYHSSPQEAGATAERAGVGILILTHYLPPVQPGQEDEWRAQAATTFSRQIEVGDDLHRVQVHPGVGSARFGTSP; the protein is encoded by the coding sequence ATGATCGAGGTCACTCTGCTCGGCACCGGAAGCCCGGTCCCCGACGCCCACCGCGCCGGTCCGTCGACGTTGGTGCGCGCCGGCCACCAGACGTTGTTGATCGACTGCGGCCGCGGGGTGCAGCAGCGGATGGCGGGCGCCGAGACCAGCGCCACCGCCCTGACGGCGTTGCTGCTGACGCATCTGCACAGCGATCACATCGCCGACCTGGGCGATCTGCTCATCACCCGGTGGATCAGCAATTTCGACCCGCAGCTGCCGCCGTTGCCGATCATCGGCCCGCCCGGTACCGCCGAGGTGGTGTCGGCGACGCTGCGCGCGTTCGGCCACGACATCGGCTACCGGATGAAGCACCACGCGGATCTGACCACTCCACCGCAGGTCGACGTCAAGGAGGCCACCGAGGGCGTGGTATGGGACGTCGACGGGGTTCGGATCCGGGTGGCGCCGACCGACCACCGGCCCGTGACGCCGACCATCGGGTTCCGCGTCGAGCACGACGGGGCGTCGGTCGTGCTGGCCGGCGACACCGTCCCGTGCGAGAGCCTCGATGAGCTGGCGGCCGGGGCGGGAGCGATGGTGCACACCGTCATCCGCAAGGAATTGATAGCCCAGCTCCCCCAGCAGCGGATCCGCGAGATCTGCGAGTACCACTCCTCCCCGCAGGAGGCCGGTGCGACGGCGGAACGGGCGGGCGTCGGGATCCTGATCCTCACCCACTACCTCCCGCCGGTCCAGCCCGGCCAGGAGGATGAGTGGCGGGCGCAGGCCGCCACCACCTTCAGCCGGCAGATCGAGGTGGGTGATGACCTGCACCGGGTGCAGGTCCATCCGGGCGTCGGCTCCGCTCGCTTTGGGACTTCGCCGTAA
- the rpsT gene encoding 30S ribosomal protein S20 has protein sequence MANIKSQEKRNRQNERRRLRNKSVKSSLNTAVRRYREALEAGDKAKAEELLHATSRKLDKAASKGVIHKNQAANRKSALWQAFNKI, from the coding sequence GTGGCCAACATCAAGTCGCAGGAGAAGCGCAACCGTCAGAATGAGCGCCGTCGACTCCGCAACAAGTCGGTGAAGTCCTCGCTCAACACGGCGGTCCGTCGCTACCGCGAGGCTCTGGAGGCCGGCGACAAGGCCAAAGCCGAAGAGCTGCTGCACGCGACCAGCCGCAAGCTCGACAAGGCGGCCAGCAAGGGCGTCATCCACAAGAACCAGGCGGCCAACCGCAAGTCGGCGCTGTGGCAGGCGTTCAACAAGATCTGA
- the holA gene encoding DNA polymerase III subunit delta: MSDQDGRLHLVLGDEEFLVERAVAAVLRDARRRAGSADIPVNRMRAGDVSTHELAELLSPSLFADERVVVLEPAAEAGKDAVALISDAAADLPAGIVLVVVHSGGGRAKALAEKLKKLGAQVYPCARITKQADRAEFVRREFRAGKVKVSDDTVAAVLDAVGSDIRELAAVCSQLIADTGGQVDAAAVRRYYSGKAEVKGYDIADKAVVGDVAGAAEALRWALMRGEPHVVLADALAEAVHSIARVGPVSGDPYRLAGELGMPPWRVQKAQKQARRWSRESVAEAIRLVAALNADVKGAAADAEYALESTVRKVAELVAD; encoded by the coding sequence GTGAGTGATCAGGATGGCCGGTTGCATCTGGTGCTCGGTGACGAGGAGTTCCTGGTGGAACGCGCGGTCGCGGCGGTGCTGCGGGATGCCAGGCGCCGCGCCGGATCCGCCGACATTCCGGTGAACCGGATGCGGGCCGGCGATGTCAGCACCCACGAACTCGCCGAACTACTCAGCCCGTCGCTGTTCGCCGACGAACGGGTGGTGGTGCTCGAGCCCGCCGCCGAAGCCGGGAAGGACGCCGTCGCGCTGATCTCCGACGCCGCCGCCGACCTGCCCGCGGGCATCGTGCTGGTGGTCGTCCACTCCGGTGGCGGCCGGGCCAAGGCCCTGGCGGAGAAGTTGAAAAAGCTTGGCGCCCAGGTGTATCCGTGTGCCCGTATCACCAAACAAGCCGATCGCGCCGAGTTCGTGCGGCGCGAGTTCCGGGCGGGCAAGGTGAAGGTGTCCGACGACACCGTCGCCGCGGTGCTGGACGCCGTCGGCTCGGACATCCGCGAGCTGGCGGCGGTCTGCTCCCAGTTGATCGCCGACACCGGCGGTCAGGTGGACGCCGCCGCGGTCCGCCGGTACTACAGCGGCAAGGCGGAGGTGAAGGGATACGACATCGCCGACAAGGCAGTGGTCGGCGATGTGGCCGGGGCGGCCGAGGCGTTGCGGTGGGCGTTGATGCGGGGAGAACCGCATGTGGTGCTGGCCGACGCACTGGCCGAAGCGGTGCACAGCATCGCCCGGGTCGGGCCGGTGTCGGGCGATCCGTACCGGCTGGCCGGAGAGCTCGGCATGCCGCCCTGGCGGGTGCAGAAGGCGCAGAAGCAGGCGCGGCGATGGTCACGGGAATCGGTCGCCGAGGCCATCCGGTTGGTGGCCGCCCTCAACGCCGACGTCAAAGGCGCGGCCGCCGACGCCGAATACGCCCTGGAGTCGACGGTGCGGAAGGTGGCCGAACTGGTCGCGGACTGA
- a CDS encoding ComEC/Rec2 family competence protein, translating to MSGPGPGDGDQHDLNGGQRDHYDLRLVPAAGTAWAVTAAGIVWPGGGALPAALLSVALTVAVGWWGSTRSAAGGRTLAAGVVAVAAVGAAMAVAITLRTDHLDRHPLTDRYGTVAGVVVTPTEIPRPLGGGRLMFRGTLRSADGQRMSGRVVVFASAARYGELIAGQPAGFTARIGRPARRDLTVATLSATGSPVPGDAPALLRAAHRVRAGFAESARAVLPAEQAAMLPALVLGDTSAVSGRVTAEFRAAGLTHLTAVSGANVTIVCGAVLLSAAVVGPRCAVAAAAVALVAFVIVVLPSASVLRAAVMAAITLLAMVSHRRRQAIPALAASVLGLVVAAPELAVDAGFALSVAATAALIVIAPAWSRRLTARGWPKPLADAVSIATAAQVVTAPLIAGISGRLSLVSIAANLAVAVVIPPITVLGTVAAALGACWPDGAQLLIRFAGPEVWWLLEVARWSAAVPGSAVPVPSGVAGVTVVAGGAVAAVLLWRRPWIRWATAGTVLSLVAWTVAGPGPSG from the coding sequence GTGTCCGGACCGGGCCCGGGCGACGGCGACCAGCATGACCTCAACGGCGGCCAGCGAGACCACTACGACCTGCGGTTGGTCCCGGCTGCCGGGACCGCGTGGGCTGTCACCGCGGCCGGAATCGTGTGGCCCGGCGGCGGTGCGCTGCCGGCGGCCCTGCTCTCGGTGGCGCTCACGGTGGCGGTGGGGTGGTGGGGGAGCACCCGATCAGCGGCCGGCGGGCGCACCCTCGCCGCCGGGGTCGTCGCGGTCGCCGCCGTCGGCGCGGCGATGGCGGTCGCGATCACCCTGCGTACCGACCACCTGGACCGCCACCCGCTGACCGACCGATACGGCACCGTGGCCGGCGTGGTGGTCACCCCGACCGAGATTCCCCGTCCGCTCGGCGGCGGGCGGCTGATGTTTCGGGGCACGCTGCGGTCCGCCGACGGGCAGCGGATGTCCGGGCGGGTGGTGGTGTTCGCGTCCGCGGCCCGCTACGGCGAGCTGATCGCGGGCCAGCCGGCCGGGTTCACCGCCCGGATCGGCCGGCCGGCGCGGCGCGACCTGACCGTGGCGACCCTGTCCGCGACGGGAAGTCCGGTGCCCGGCGACGCCCCGGCGTTGCTGCGCGCCGCTCATCGGGTCCGGGCCGGGTTCGCCGAATCGGCGCGGGCGGTGCTGCCGGCCGAGCAGGCGGCGATGCTGCCCGCCCTGGTGCTCGGTGACACCTCGGCGGTCAGCGGGCGGGTGACCGCGGAATTCCGGGCCGCCGGTCTGACCCATCTGACCGCGGTGTCCGGCGCCAACGTCACGATCGTCTGCGGTGCGGTGCTGCTGTCCGCGGCGGTGGTGGGTCCCCGCTGCGCGGTGGCGGCCGCCGCGGTGGCGCTGGTGGCGTTCGTGATCGTGGTGTTGCCGTCGGCCAGTGTGCTGCGGGCCGCGGTGATGGCCGCCATCACCCTGCTCGCGATGGTGTCGCACCGCCGCCGCCAGGCGATTCCGGCGCTGGCGGCCAGTGTGCTCGGATTGGTCGTCGCCGCACCCGAACTCGCCGTCGACGCCGGGTTCGCGCTGTCGGTGGCGGCGACGGCCGCGCTGATCGTCATCGCCCCCGCATGGTCGCGGCGGTTGACCGCACGGGGCTGGCCGAAACCGCTGGCCGACGCGGTCAGCATCGCCACTGCCGCGCAGGTGGTCACCGCCCCGCTGATCGCCGGCATCTCCGGGCGGCTCAGCCTGGTGTCGATCGCCGCGAACCTCGCTGTGGCGGTGGTGATTCCACCGATCACGGTGTTGGGGACGGTGGCCGCGGCGCTCGGCGCCTGCTGGCCGGACGGCGCCCAGCTGCTGATCCGGTTCGCCGGCCCGGAGGTGTGGTGGTTACTGGAGGTGGCGCGGTGGTCGGCCGCCGTGCCGGGTTCGGCGGTGCCGGTGCCGTCCGGTGTCGCCGGGGTGACCGTGGTGGCCGGCGGCGCCGTCGCGGCGGTGCTGCTGTGGCGGCGGCCGTGGATTCGGTGGGCCACCGCCGGGACGGTACTGAGCCTCGTCGCGTGGACGGTGGCCGGGCCCGGACCGTCGGGGTGA
- a CDS encoding ComEA family DNA-binding protein, translated as MRTELPAARLYRRLGAGHHPDSGSGRTDTGEDRGEDRGEERGEDRGEEGTAANESGTAPDAVLSKWLPDNTDGASGGWLAAIRADPGRAGAVALVAVGVTAVLITIFALVRDETPPVMSANLPPVEMVSSASAAPGPQTTAAPDEPVVVSVVGLVHKPGLVRLAPGARVADALTAAGGAVGGADLIGLNMARRVTDGEQIIVGIAAVPGEPAALGSSISTGAGDPAGAPASGAGESTAPDPGGAAGGSVNLNTATVEQLDTLPGIGPVTAEAIVAWRDRNGRFDSVDQLLEVDGIGPARLDKLRDRVHV; from the coding sequence ATGCGTACCGAACTCCCGGCCGCCCGGTTGTACCGGCGCCTCGGCGCCGGCCACCATCCCGACAGCGGGTCCGGCCGCACCGACACCGGGGAAGACCGCGGGGAGGACCGCGGGGAAGAACGCGGCGAGGACCGCGGGGAGGAAGGGACGGCCGCGAACGAATCCGGGACTGCGCCGGATGCGGTGCTGTCGAAGTGGCTGCCCGACAACACCGACGGCGCATCCGGTGGATGGCTGGCCGCGATCCGCGCCGATCCCGGCCGGGCCGGGGCCGTCGCGCTCGTTGCCGTCGGTGTGACCGCGGTGCTGATCACCATCTTCGCCCTGGTGCGTGACGAGACGCCGCCGGTGATGTCGGCCAACCTGCCGCCGGTGGAGATGGTCTCGTCCGCGAGCGCCGCACCCGGACCGCAGACCACTGCGGCCCCGGATGAACCGGTGGTGGTGAGTGTGGTCGGTCTGGTCCACAAACCCGGACTGGTCCGGCTGGCGCCCGGCGCCCGGGTGGCGGACGCCCTCACCGCCGCCGGCGGCGCCGTCGGCGGGGCGGACCTGATCGGACTCAACATGGCCCGCCGGGTCACCGACGGGGAACAGATCATCGTGGGTATCGCCGCCGTGCCCGGTGAGCCTGCGGCACTGGGAAGTTCGATCAGTACCGGGGCGGGCGATCCGGCCGGCGCCCCGGCGAGCGGGGCCGGCGAATCCACCGCGCCCGACCCGGGCGGCGCCGCCGGCGGATCGGTCAACCTCAACACCGCGACGGTGGAGCAACTCGACACCCTTCCCGGCATCGGCCCGGTCACCGCCGAGGCCATCGTGGCGTGGCGGGACCGCAACGGGCGGTTCGACAGTGTCGACCAGCTGCTCGAGGTCGACGGCATCGGCCCGGCGCGGCTGGACAAGCTGCGCGACCGGGTCCACGTCTGA